Proteins from one Paraburkholderia sp. BL10I2N1 genomic window:
- the atzF gene encoding allophanate hydrolase — protein sequence MSSFDLRLHTLRAAYRAGTTTPRRLIGGLRERAAALDADYHLFIHLLSEAELEPYLAALETRDVESLPLFGVPFAIKDNIDLAGIPTTAACPAFAYTPAESATLVAQLIALGAVPLGKTNLDQFATGLNGTRSPYGRCRNSVLPDYPAGGSSSGSSLAVALGVASFALGTDTAGSGRVPAALNNLVGLKGTKGLLSTAGVVPACRTLDCVTFLTATAREASELLALTAQLDPADPYSRANPQWNDATAFGKVACFRFGVPRIAEFAGCEESPVLFAHTRATLEALGGEAVEIDFAPFMEAAKLLYEGPWVAERYSVAGELIETQPEVVLPVIRDVLAKAPSTTAVDAFRAQYRLQALKKTCDAVLDTLDFVLTPSLPRPVTLDELERDPIGANSLLGYYTNFMNLLDYAALAVPAGFMKNGLPWGVTLFGRAFTDQYLLSVADGFQRALELPLVGGGSCDLVAPAGNAGHDRMRLVVCGAHLEGLPLNGQLTRCGARLVAATTTAPHYRLYALTGGGVPRPGMARVSQAGAAVAVEVWELPSAEVGSFLAGIPAPLGLGKIELADGRWETGFICEQHGLQNALDITQTGGWRAWLAGAE from the coding sequence ATGTCTTCATTCGATCTCCGTCTGCACACGTTGCGCGCGGCGTACCGCGCAGGGACCACCACGCCGCGCCGTCTGATTGGCGGGTTGCGCGAGCGCGCGGCCGCGCTCGACGCGGACTATCACCTGTTCATTCATTTGCTGTCCGAGGCGGAACTCGAACCGTATCTCGCCGCGCTGGAAACACGCGATGTCGAATCGCTACCGCTCTTTGGCGTCCCGTTTGCGATCAAGGACAACATCGACCTCGCAGGCATACCGACAACTGCTGCATGCCCAGCCTTCGCGTACACGCCTGCTGAGTCCGCCACGCTTGTCGCCCAGTTGATTGCGCTCGGGGCGGTTCCACTTGGGAAAACCAATCTCGACCAGTTCGCCACCGGTCTGAACGGCACACGTTCGCCCTATGGCAGGTGCCGTAACAGTGTGCTGCCGGACTATCCGGCGGGCGGATCGAGTTCGGGGTCGTCGCTGGCCGTGGCGCTGGGTGTCGCGAGCTTCGCGCTCGGCACCGATACCGCAGGCTCCGGACGTGTGCCCGCCGCGTTGAACAACCTCGTGGGGCTGAAGGGCACGAAAGGTCTGCTGTCGACGGCGGGCGTCGTACCCGCGTGCCGCACGCTCGACTGCGTCACGTTCCTCACCGCAACCGCACGCGAAGCCAGCGAACTGCTTGCCCTGACCGCGCAACTGGACCCCGCCGATCCCTACAGCCGTGCCAATCCGCAATGGAACGACGCGACAGCGTTCGGCAAGGTCGCGTGCTTTCGTTTCGGCGTGCCGCGCATAGCCGAATTCGCCGGCTGCGAAGAAAGTCCGGTGTTGTTCGCACACACGCGAGCGACGCTCGAAGCGCTCGGCGGGGAGGCGGTCGAGATCGACTTCGCACCATTTATGGAAGCGGCAAAGCTGCTGTACGAAGGCCCCTGGGTCGCGGAACGCTACAGCGTGGCAGGCGAGCTGATAGAGACGCAACCGGAGGTGGTGCTCCCTGTGATCCGCGATGTGCTCGCGAAGGCGCCGAGCACCACCGCTGTCGACGCATTCCGCGCGCAATACCGTCTGCAGGCGCTGAAAAAAACCTGCGACGCCGTGCTCGATACGCTCGATTTCGTGCTGACGCCGTCCCTCCCGCGTCCGGTCACGCTAGACGAACTGGAGCGCGATCCGATCGGCGCGAATTCGCTGCTCGGCTATTACACGAACTTCATGAACCTGCTCGACTACGCTGCGCTCGCCGTGCCGGCCGGCTTCATGAAGAACGGCCTGCCTTGGGGCGTGACGCTCTTCGGCCGCGCATTCACCGACCAGTACCTGCTGAGTGTCGCGGATGGGTTTCAGCGAGCGCTCGAACTGCCGCTCGTCGGCGGCGGGTCATGCGATCTCGTCGCACCTGCCGGCAACGCAGGTCACGACCGGATGCGCCTTGTCGTGTGCGGCGCGCACCTTGAGGGCCTGCCGCTCAACGGCCAGTTGACGCGATGCGGCGCACGGCTCGTCGCTGCAACGACCACCGCACCGCACTACCGGCTCTACGCGTTGACGGGCGGCGGCGTTCCGCGTCCGGGCATGGCGCGTGTCAGTCAGGCGGGCGCAGCGGTTGCCGTCGAGGTATGGGAGTTGCCCAGTGCGGAAGTCGGTTCGTTTCTCGCTGGCATTCCCGCCCCGCTCGGTCTCGGCAAGATCGAGCTTGCGGATGGACGTTGGGAAACCGGCTTCATCTGCGAACAGCATGGCCTGCAGAATGCGCTCGACATCACCCAGACCGGCGGCTGGCGGGCGTGGCTCGCGGGCGCGGAATAA